In Geotalea uraniireducens, one genomic interval encodes:
- a CDS encoding 16S rRNA (uracil(1498)-N(3))-methyltransferase, giving the protein MNSMRRFVAPDLDLSGNAVQIEGALFRHIARVLRLKIGTPLVLADGSGGECRGTIREIGRSSLLVGIEERVIPATSADEVWVTLFQGLPKGDKMELILQKCTELGVSEVIPFQSARSVSRVTGERMEEKVSRWRRIAVEAARQAGRRTIPEVRFAATLAEALRTADQELKLLLWEAEETVTLKKVLSAAATPARIAIIVGPEGGISPDEAAVAISAGFTPVTLGKRILRTETAGVAAMAILQYEFGDLGNAREESEMAKPARPAAEKKP; this is encoded by the coding sequence ATGAATTCGATGCGCCGCTTCGTCGCCCCCGACCTCGACCTTTCCGGCAATGCCGTTCAGATCGAAGGCGCCCTTTTTCGTCACATCGCCCGGGTATTACGCCTGAAAATTGGCACCCCGCTTGTTCTGGCCGACGGTTCAGGTGGAGAATGCCGGGGGACAATCCGGGAAATCGGCCGTAGTTCGCTGTTGGTGGGGATTGAAGAGCGGGTGATTCCGGCGACTTCGGCCGACGAGGTTTGGGTAACTCTCTTTCAAGGGCTGCCGAAGGGGGATAAGATGGAACTCATTTTGCAAAAATGTACTGAACTCGGTGTCAGCGAAGTGATTCCGTTCCAGTCGGCACGTTCGGTTTCCCGGGTTACCGGCGAACGGATGGAGGAGAAAGTCAGCCGCTGGCGACGGATAGCCGTCGAGGCGGCACGGCAGGCCGGTCGACGAACCATCCCCGAAGTGCGCTTTGCTGCCACTCTTGCCGAGGCCCTGCGCACGGCGGATCAGGAGCTGAAGCTGCTCCTTTGGGAGGCGGAAGAAACCGTCACCCTGAAGAAAGTCCTGTCCGCCGCCGCAACCCCGGCACGAATAGCTATTATTGTCGGCCCTGAAGGGGGAATCTCCCCGGATGAAGCGGCAGTGGCAATCAGCGCAGGCTTCACGCCGGTCACCCTTGGCAAGCGTATCCTCCGGACCGAAACTGCCGGGGTGGCGGCAATGGCCATCCTGCAATACGAGTTCGGCGACCTGGGCAATGCCCGGGAAGAGTCGGAGATGGCTAAACCGGCCCGGCCGGCTGCCGAGAAAAAACCATAG
- the prmA gene encoding 50S ribosomal protein L11 methyltransferase encodes MDKTWAEVTCETPAPLVDLLADFLVELSGNGVSIDNQNLDTFSLDGIAESPTTTVRAYFAVDDQLDENVAAVQRFLNDHRHLAGEFELPPPMVAIIKEEDWATGWRQHFSPSRIGRHFVIKPTWEPFSPLADDLVIELDPGMAFGTGTHPTTKLCLEALESIFLSQRTAGETPAVLDVGTGSGILAIAAAKLGAAPVIGTDIDPDAIAVARENCTLNDVTVALSTTPLQEIAEHFTVVLANILAEDLVRMATELAAKVAPGGFLVLSGILLERERFVMDGFSTTGLSLRATTREGEWSCLIYQAE; translated from the coding sequence ATGGACAAAACCTGGGCCGAGGTAACCTGTGAAACGCCAGCCCCCCTCGTCGACCTTCTTGCCGACTTTCTGGTCGAGCTTTCCGGCAACGGCGTCAGCATCGACAACCAAAACCTCGATACCTTTTCCCTTGATGGAATTGCCGAATCGCCCACCACGACGGTTCGCGCCTATTTTGCCGTCGATGACCAACTCGACGAAAATGTGGCCGCCGTGCAACGCTTTCTTAACGACCATCGCCACCTCGCCGGCGAGTTCGAACTCCCCCCACCAATGGTCGCCATAATCAAGGAAGAAGACTGGGCTACCGGCTGGCGGCAGCATTTCAGCCCTTCCCGGATTGGCAGGCATTTCGTCATCAAACCGACCTGGGAGCCGTTTTCCCCGCTGGCGGACGATCTGGTTATCGAGCTCGACCCGGGAATGGCATTCGGCACCGGAACACACCCCACGACCAAGCTTTGCCTGGAGGCACTGGAAAGCATCTTCCTGTCCCAGCGGACCGCTGGCGAAACGCCGGCGGTCCTCGACGTCGGGACCGGCTCAGGGATTCTTGCCATCGCCGCCGCCAAACTCGGGGCGGCCCCGGTGATCGGCACCGATATCGACCCCGACGCCATTGCAGTTGCCCGGGAAAATTGTACCCTTAACGACGTCACCGTCGCATTATCCACCACCCCCCTTCAGGAGATTGCCGAACACTTCACGGTCGTGCTCGCCAACATCCTAGCTGAAGACCTGGTCAGGATGGCCACCGAACTGGCAGCCAAGGTTGCGCCAGGCGGCTTTCTCGTCCTCTCGGGAATTTTGCTGGAAAGAGAACGGTTCGTCATGGACGGCTTCAGCACCACCGGCCTTTCCCTCCGGGCAACAACCCGCGAAGGCGAGTGGTCCTGCCTCATCTATCAGGCGGAATGA
- a CDS encoding M20 family metallopeptidase produces the protein MVELEEKKRAIVSFVQGRGEDFSAVAEELYRHPEPGLYEVASSALLAAFLEREGFAVERGCAGLATAFRACWGSDGPVIALIAEMDALPQLGHACGHNIIAAAALGAATALRHLLPEDAGRIVVLGTPAEELGIGKVEMIRQGFFDDVEFAMMVHPSSKRQVIKGFLGLARIRFTFIGKAAHAGAYPEEGVNALDGVIQTFTGINALRQQLRQDVRVHGIITEGGSAPNIIPGRAACYFYVRAADLDMLEKVKARVVACAEGAATASGCRLEVEVDPRQLAPMKINRAFSALYSAQLSLLGLPEVLAPADQNKGSSDIGNVSQLVPTIHPHVPIGEGVRIHSEEFARATISPEGKAAVVEGATALALTALELIAVPEQREAVRLDFRS, from the coding sequence ATGGTGGAACTGGAGGAAAAGAAAAGAGCGATTGTCTCGTTCGTTCAAGGCCGTGGGGAGGATTTTTCGGCAGTTGCCGAGGAACTGTACCGGCATCCGGAACCAGGGCTCTATGAAGTTGCGAGTTCGGCCCTGCTTGCCGCTTTTCTGGAGCGGGAGGGATTTGCCGTGGAACGCGGCTGTGCCGGCTTGGCCACTGCCTTTCGCGCGTGCTGGGGGAGCGACGGTCCGGTCATTGCCCTGATTGCGGAGATGGATGCTCTCCCGCAGCTGGGGCACGCCTGTGGTCACAATATCATTGCCGCAGCCGCCCTCGGCGCGGCGACCGCCCTTCGGCACCTGCTGCCGGAAGATGCGGGGCGTATCGTTGTCCTCGGCACTCCCGCCGAGGAGTTGGGAATCGGTAAGGTGGAGATGATCCGCCAAGGTTTTTTCGACGATGTGGAATTTGCCATGATGGTTCATCCCTCGTCGAAACGGCAGGTAATCAAGGGCTTTCTCGGTCTGGCGCGAATCCGCTTCACGTTCATCGGCAAGGCTGCCCATGCCGGCGCCTATCCGGAAGAGGGGGTCAATGCCCTCGATGGCGTCATTCAGACTTTCACTGGCATCAATGCCCTTCGCCAGCAACTGCGGCAGGATGTGCGCGTCCACGGGATCATCACTGAAGGGGGAAGCGCCCCCAATATCATTCCCGGCCGGGCGGCTTGTTATTTTTATGTCAGGGCTGCTGATCTCGATATGTTGGAAAAGGTGAAAGCGCGAGTAGTTGCCTGCGCCGAGGGGGCGGCTACCGCCAGTGGCTGTCGCCTGGAGGTGGAGGTCGATCCTCGGCAACTGGCGCCCATGAAAATCAACCGGGCTTTCTCCGCCCTCTACTCGGCCCAGTTGAGCTTGCTCGGTTTGCCCGAGGTCTTGGCGCCGGCCGACCAGAACAAAGGGTCGTCAGATATCGGCAACGTCTCGCAACTCGTGCCGACTATCCATCCCCATGTGCCGATCGGCGAGGGGGTCCGTATCCACAGTGAGGAATTTGCCCGGGCGACGATTTCCCCCGAAGGGAAAGCCGCGGTAGTCGAAGGGGCTACTGCCCTGGCCCTGACTGCGCTGGAGCTGATCGCCGTTCCGGAGCAGCGGGAAGCGGTCCGGCTTGATTTTCGTTCATGA
- a CDS encoding pyruvate, water dikinase regulatory protein, with translation MKGLLRHLYLFSDATGETVERVVRAALSQFRDAEVRFHRMNRIRSREDVLESLEEVLREPGMVIYTLVDTELAQLLRDEAEAHGLESVDLISPLLFKLSDFLETPPQKEPGLLYQLNAEYHKRIDAVDFTVKHDDGQDPRGLHKADFVLVGVSRSSKTPLSMYLAHKGYRVANVPIVYGIEPPAELFKVDQDRVVGLIIDAQRLAEIRSARLRNLGNIPKGSYADFLKIEEELEYCRRLYRRNPQWLIIDVTKKSVEESAAEIIRRQGG, from the coding sequence ATGAAAGGGTTGTTGCGGCACTTATATCTCTTTTCCGATGCCACGGGTGAAACGGTCGAACGGGTAGTGCGGGCGGCCCTTTCCCAGTTCCGTGATGCCGAGGTGCGTTTTCATCGGATGAATCGAATCCGTTCCCGGGAAGACGTGCTGGAGTCCCTTGAAGAGGTGCTCCGCGAGCCGGGGATGGTTATCTATACCTTGGTTGATACGGAGCTTGCCCAACTGCTGCGGGATGAGGCCGAAGCCCACGGCCTGGAATCAGTAGACCTGATCAGCCCACTCCTGTTCAAGCTTTCCGACTTTCTCGAAACCCCGCCACAGAAAGAGCCGGGGCTCCTCTACCAGCTCAATGCCGAATATCACAAGCGGATCGATGCCGTCGACTTTACGGTCAAACACGATGACGGTCAGGATCCGCGCGGGCTGCACAAGGCAGATTTTGTTCTGGTGGGAGTGTCGCGTTCCTCGAAGACTCCTCTTTCCATGTATCTTGCCCATAAAGGCTACCGGGTCGCCAATGTTCCGATCGTCTACGGTATCGAACCGCCAGCCGAACTCTTCAAGGTCGACCAGGATCGGGTGGTCGGGCTGATCATAGACGCGCAACGGCTGGCGGAAATCCGTTCGGCTCGCCTGCGCAACCTGGGCAATATCCCGAAGGGAAGCTACGCCGATTTCCTGAAAATCGAAGAAGAACTGGAATACTGTCGTCGGCTTTACCGGCGGAATCCCCAATGGCTGATTATCGATGTGACAAAGAAGTCGGTGGAGGAGTCGGCTGCCGAAATTATCAGACGGCAAGGCGGTTGA
- a CDS encoding response regulator — MRILVVEDEKKVSSFIKRGLEEERYEVDAAFNGEEGLKMAIEKGYDLIILDVMLPKKDGLSVVRELREKKSATPVLMLTAKDSVEDIVAGLDSGSDDYLTKPFAFAELLARVRALVRRSEQDRGAEIRFADLRLDPVTHKVWRKDKEIDLTAKEYSLLEYFIRNPNQVLTRTMIAEHVWDYTFDSFTNIIDVYVNYLRKKIDRDNDKKLIHTVRGVGYILKEED; from the coding sequence ATGCGTATTCTCGTGGTCGAAGATGAAAAGAAAGTTTCCAGCTTCATCAAACGCGGACTCGAGGAAGAACGGTATGAAGTAGATGCTGCTTTTAACGGGGAAGAGGGGCTGAAAATGGCGATCGAGAAAGGCTATGACCTGATCATCCTCGACGTCATGCTTCCCAAGAAAGACGGCCTGAGCGTTGTCCGGGAACTGCGGGAGAAGAAATCCGCCACTCCCGTACTGATGCTTACCGCCAAGGATTCTGTCGAGGATATCGTTGCCGGCCTGGATTCCGGCTCCGACGACTACCTGACCAAACCATTCGCCTTTGCCGAGCTGCTGGCCCGGGTCCGGGCGCTGGTCCGGCGCAGCGAGCAGGACCGCGGGGCCGAAATCCGCTTCGCCGATCTCCGTCTCGATCCCGTTACCCACAAGGTGTGGCGGAAAGACAAGGAAATCGACCTCACCGCCAAGGAGTATTCGCTGCTCGAATATTTTATACGCAATCCCAATCAGGTCCTGACCCGGACCATGATCGCCGAGCATGTGTGGGATTACACCTTTGACAGCTTCACCAATATTATTGACGTCTATGTCAACTATCTGCGGAAGAAGATTGACCGGGACAACGACAAGAAGCTGATCCATACCGTGAGGGGAGTGGGCTATATTCTTAAAGAGGAGGATTGA
- a CDS encoding sensor histidine kinase — translation MFFRSIRFSLTLWFAVTLAVILVLFSLFIYLVLKSQLNKDIDKELLTVAEAVSSPTLEPFRRAGPSVFDQVLEDFIGAKLTGKYVQVLDSRGQVTASSRSLEALRIPLSKSAFRRATEGKVTYETQVNLDIYPVRAITYPIISNGKLDQIVQVGSSMKSAAETLDRVLVVFAVSIPLSLLLWSMGGWFLAGRALKPVDIITRSARKITAENLSHRLEIVNPQDEIGRLAATFNDTLERLENAFNRIRQFSADVSHELRTPLTILRGETEVGLRWAKEPEEFRELFRSNLEEINRMSKIIECLLELSRAEEGGLKLELSDVDLSELVAEVVQQSRLIDPEKGLKIAYTVDQPVAVTGDWLRLRQVFMNLLGNAVKYTPAGGEISVVVDATGGFARISVIDSGVGIPADDLPNIFERFYRVDKARNRADGGIGLGLSLTRTFIEAHGGKIEVVSEPDKGSVFTVYLPQTSRT, via the coding sequence TTGTTCTTCAGGTCAATCCGCTTTTCCCTGACTCTCTGGTTTGCGGTGACCCTTGCGGTAATTCTGGTGCTCTTCAGCCTGTTCATCTACCTTGTGCTGAAGAGCCAACTCAACAAGGATATCGACAAGGAACTCCTGACTGTTGCCGAAGCGGTTTCCAGTCCAACTCTGGAACCGTTTCGCCGGGCCGGGCCATCGGTGTTCGACCAGGTCCTGGAAGATTTCATCGGGGCGAAGCTGACAGGTAAATACGTTCAGGTGCTCGACAGCCGGGGGCAGGTGACCGCCTCGTCGCGCAGCCTTGAGGCATTGCGGATTCCACTCTCCAAGTCTGCGTTCCGGCGGGCTACCGAAGGGAAGGTAACCTACGAGACCCAGGTGAATCTCGATATCTATCCGGTCCGGGCGATTACCTATCCGATCATCAGCAATGGGAAGTTGGATCAGATCGTCCAAGTCGGCTCGTCGATGAAATCGGCTGCCGAAACTCTTGACCGGGTACTGGTGGTCTTCGCGGTTTCGATCCCCCTTTCGCTTCTCCTCTGGAGTATGGGGGGGTGGTTTCTGGCCGGCCGGGCGCTGAAGCCGGTCGATATTATCACCCGGAGTGCGCGGAAGATTACCGCCGAAAACCTGAGCCACCGCCTGGAGATCGTCAATCCACAGGATGAAATTGGCCGGCTGGCAGCCACCTTCAACGATACGCTGGAACGGCTGGAAAACGCCTTCAACCGCATCCGGCAGTTCTCTGCCGATGTCTCCCACGAACTGCGTACCCCTTTGACCATCCTGCGTGGCGAGACCGAAGTCGGCCTGCGCTGGGCCAAAGAGCCGGAGGAGTTCCGGGAGCTTTTCCGGAGCAATCTGGAAGAGATCAACCGGATGTCGAAGATTATCGAGTGTCTCCTTGAGCTTTCCCGGGCTGAGGAGGGAGGGCTCAAGCTCGAGTTGAGTGATGTCGATCTCAGCGAGCTGGTCGCCGAGGTCGTCCAGCAGTCGCGGCTGATCGATCCGGAGAAGGGATTGAAGATTGCGTATACCGTCGATCAGCCGGTTGCCGTTACCGGCGATTGGCTGCGGTTGCGGCAGGTGTTCATGAATCTGCTCGGCAACGCCGTCAAGTATACGCCGGCTGGCGGGGAAATTAGCGTCGTTGTCGATGCGACCGGCGGCTTTGCCCGAATCTCCGTCATCGACAGCGGGGTCGGCATTCCGGCCGATGATCTGCCAAATATTTTCGAGCGCTTCTACCGGGTCGACAAGGCCCGTAACCGCGCCGACGGCGGCATCGGCCTCGGCCTTTCGCTGACGAGAACGTTTATCGAAGCTCATGGCGGCAAGATCGAGGTGGTCAGCGAGCCGGACAAGGGGAGCGTGTTTACCGTCTATCTGCCGCAGACCTCCCGCACCTGA
- the mqnB gene encoding futalosine hydrolase, protein MEPIIIIAATRQELSLLIRSLGSRPFAGSGGRETYLGEFGMTKVVLAVTGLGKVNTAAGLTALLESFRPRLVINTGCAGAYSGSGLQVGDIAVAAAEIYGDEGVLTPAGWKSLEAIGIAALEHGGTRYFNEFPLALLPAEQAVQLASVLGITVRRGRFVTVSTCSGTTERGDELGRRFEAICENMEGAAAVHVATGYGVDCLEIRGISNLVEDRDLSRWNIPLAAEKAQRFILKFLESYPAEQ, encoded by the coding sequence ATGGAACCGATCATCATCATCGCGGCAACCCGCCAGGAGCTGTCGCTGCTCATCCGGAGTCTCGGCTCCCGCCCGTTCGCCGGCAGCGGCGGCCGGGAAACGTATCTGGGGGAGTTCGGCATGACCAAGGTCGTGCTGGCGGTCACTGGGCTGGGCAAAGTGAATACTGCCGCCGGTCTGACGGCGCTCCTCGAGAGTTTTCGGCCGCGCCTGGTGATCAATACCGGTTGTGCCGGCGCCTACTCCGGCAGCGGCTTGCAGGTTGGCGACATCGCCGTGGCAGCTGCTGAAATTTACGGCGACGAGGGGGTCCTGACTCCCGCGGGATGGAAATCGCTCGAAGCCATTGGTATTGCAGCGCTGGAGCATGGCGGGACGCGCTATTTCAATGAATTCCCGCTGGCCCTGTTGCCGGCCGAACAGGCGGTGCAGCTCGCTTCGGTACTCGGCATCACGGTGCGTCGTGGCAGGTTCGTTACCGTCTCCACCTGCAGTGGCACTACGGAGCGGGGTGATGAGCTGGGCCGGCGTTTCGAGGCGATCTGCGAAAACATGGAGGGTGCCGCTGCCGTTCATGTCGCAACCGGCTACGGTGTCGACTGCCTGGAAATTCGCGGTATCAGCAATCTGGTCGAAGACCGCGACCTGTCGCGCTGGAACATCCCGCTGGCGGCGGAGAAAGCCCAGCGGTTCATTCTCAAATTCCTCGAATCCTATCCGGCGGAGCAGTAA
- a CDS encoding menaquinone biosynthesis family protein, which translates to MELSLGYSPCPNDTFIFFALVHRLIECPGFTFRERLEDVETLNGLAREGSLDVSKISYHALGYLRDDYCLLRAGGALGRGCGPLVVTKGARSMAELRGKPIAVPGRYTTAALLLRLFDPGLDTLVYLPFHEIMGAVARGEVAAGVIIHESRFTFPAYGLTKLLDLGDWWEGETGHAIPLGGIIAKRSLGREAVRAIDRALRASVAYAQAHPGEANEYIRAHSQEMSDEVCAAHINLYVNDYSLDLGPVGEEAVSYLLGRAEEAGIVPRATQPLFLS; encoded by the coding sequence ATGGAGCTTTCACTCGGCTATTCCCCCTGCCCGAACGATACCTTTATTTTTTTCGCCCTGGTTCACCGGCTGATAGAATGCCCGGGTTTCACCTTTCGGGAGCGGCTCGAAGATGTGGAAACCCTGAACGGTTTGGCCCGCGAGGGATCCCTGGACGTCAGCAAGATTTCTTATCATGCCCTTGGCTATCTCCGGGACGACTATTGTCTCCTCCGGGCCGGCGGAGCGCTCGGGCGCGGCTGCGGACCGCTCGTGGTGACTAAGGGCGCCCGGTCCATGGCGGAACTGCGTGGTAAACCGATTGCCGTGCCGGGGCGCTACACGACTGCCGCACTGCTGCTCCGGCTTTTCGATCCGGGCCTTGACACCCTGGTCTATCTGCCGTTCCACGAGATCATGGGGGCAGTCGCCCGGGGTGAAGTTGCCGCTGGCGTAATCATCCACGAATCCCGCTTCACTTTCCCCGCATACGGACTGACAAAACTGCTCGATCTCGGCGACTGGTGGGAAGGGGAAACTGGCCACGCGATCCCGCTTGGCGGGATCATTGCCAAGCGTTCCCTCGGTCGGGAGGCAGTGCGGGCCATCGATCGCGCGCTGCGGGCCAGCGTTGCGTACGCCCAGGCCCATCCGGGTGAAGCCAACGAGTACATCCGCGCCCACTCGCAGGAGATGAGCGACGAAGTCTGTGCTGCTCACATCAACCTCTATGTCAATGACTATTCCCTTGACCTAGGACCTGTCGGCGAAGAGGCGGTTTCTTACCTCCTCGGCCGCGCCGAGGAAGCGGGAATCGTCCCGCGTGCCACCCAGCCACTGTTTCTATCCTAG
- a CDS encoding septal ring lytic transglycosylase RlpA family protein gives MVSLFRKRRLAILIIPGLALFLTQTLSLQAAEITDQQEPPVSVVSASREGHEGLASYYARRYKGRRTHSGVRYDPKKLTAAHPTLPLGTRVKVVALGTKREVTVTVNDRCRKRSQPFIDLSRAAARKLGIIGKGLAKVRIIPLDDAS, from the coding sequence ATGGTATCCTTGTTCCGGAAGAGGCGACTGGCTATCCTGATCATCCCCGGCCTGGCGCTCTTCCTGACCCAGACACTGTCCTTGCAAGCAGCAGAGATAACCGACCAGCAGGAACCCCCGGTGAGTGTCGTGTCCGCTTCCCGGGAGGGGCATGAAGGACTTGCCTCGTATTACGCCAGGCGTTACAAAGGAAGGCGTACCCATTCCGGGGTACGTTACGATCCGAAAAAACTGACGGCGGCACACCCCACCCTCCCGCTCGGGACCAGAGTGAAAGTCGTTGCTCTCGGTACCAAGCGCGAAGTGACGGTGACCGTCAATGATCGCTGCCGGAAAAGATCGCAACCGTTTATCGATCTCTCCCGGGCGGCAGCAAGAAAGCTGGGAATTATCGGGAAAGG